The Nicotiana tabacum cultivar K326 chromosome 14, ASM71507v2, whole genome shotgun sequence genome contains a region encoding:
- the LOC107785218 gene encoding uncharacterized protein LOC107785218, with translation MVASSMAVASTKSTFFHCASSSREFGSNFSSGVPIKSLNFQLKSRRSKARNDVCLVVSATGAGKISEESNDVSGGRFYLNFTGFPFPLGPFLNRRTIRTEVVKDRIWLFEQEQALGFSSVSTNIRMTVIKLKSGELWVHAPIAPTKECIQLVKELGYPVKYIVLPTFAYEHKIFVGPFSRKFPKAEVWVAPRQWSWPLNLPLEFFGIFRAKTLKDEDMSTPWADDIEQKVLSSPEVGIGPYVEVAFYHKRSRTLLVTDAVIFVPKTPPECISKESLLASAENGLAVKLLSKGKEVSDEPVVDNKINRQKGWERMVLQILFLGPSNLLEPTASFAQMSQKLIVSPIVKTLVFSKVPEKVRDWIDSIVRDWRFTRIIPAHFSAPINASRSDLLAAFAFLDDLLGERYVTRPSLSLLFTSLLGKAASYFPPDDMRTLSSLDQFLVSVGAVKKTVSGRKR, from the exons ATGGTAGCATCATCTATGGCTGTGGCATCAACAAAATCTACATTTTTCCACTGCGCGTCATCTTCTAGGGAATTTGGATCCAATTTCAGTAGTGGGGTTCCAATAAAGAGTCTTAATTTCCAGTTAAAAAGCAGAAGAAGTAAAGCTAGAAATGATGTTTGTTTGGTAGTATCTGCTACTGGTGCTGGTAAAATTTCTGAAGAGAGCAATGATGTTAGTGGGGGGAGATTTTACCTCAATTTTACTGGATTTCCTTTCCCTCTTGGTCCTTTCCTAAATAGACGCACCATTAGAACTGAG GTTGTCAAAGACAGAATATGGTTATTTGAGCAAGAGCAAGCATTGGGATTCAGCAGTGTTTCAACAAACATCAGAATGACTGTCATCAAACTTAAATCTGGTGAATTGTGGGTTCATGCTCCTATTGCTCCAACCAAAGAGTGTATTCAG CTCGTGAAAGAGTTAGGTTATCCAGTGAAATATATCGTCCTTCCTACATTTGCATATGAACACAAAATATTTGTTGGCCCCTTTTCCAGAAAGTTCCCGAAGGCTGAGGTATGGGTAGCACCAAGGCAATGGAGTTGGCCTTTAAACTTGCCTCTTGAGTTTTTTGGGATTTTCCGCGCAAAAACACTAAAAGATGAGGATATGTCGACACCATGGGCTGATGATATTGAGCAGAAGGTTTTGAGCTCTCCAGAAGTTG GAATTGGACCATATGTTGAGGTGGCTTTCTATCATAAACGGTCAAGGACGCTGCTGGTGACAGATGCTGTGATATTTGTCCCGAAGACTCCACCTGAATGTATTAGCAAAGAATCCTTGTTAGCATCTGCAGAGAATGGTTTGGCTGTTAAACTACTTAGTAAAGGAAAAGAAGTCTCTGATGAACCTGTTGTTGACAACAAAATCAATCGACAAAAAG GATGGGAGAGGATGGTTCTTCAGATTTTGTTTCTAGGTCCATCAAATCTTCTGGAGCCAACTGCTAGCTTTGCCCAGATGTCACAAAAGCTAATTGTTTCACCAATTGTTAAAACATTGGTTTTCAGCAAAGTTCCTGAAAAG GTTAGAGATTGGATTGACAGCATAGTTCGAGACTGGAGATTCACGAGAATTATCCCTGCTCATTTTTCAGCTCCCATAAATGCAAGCAGGTCGGATTTGTTAGCAGCATTTGCATTTCTTGATGATCTCTTGGGCGAGCGTTATGTCACTCGGCCTTCTCTCTCGCTTCTCTTCACTTCGCTATTAGGAAAGGCTGCAAGCTATTTTCCTCCAGATGACATGAGGACCCTATCATCCCTGGATCAATTCTTAGTGTCTGTTGGAGCAGTGAAGAAAACCGTCTCAGGTCGTAAAAGATGA
- the LOC107785219 gene encoding uncharacterized protein LOC107785219 isoform X2 encodes MGEEEMEGKVMEGVASIALLENGSISGHFIHLPHSICYGLHGTEMVCERECSRGEDYRLVKLTIIDYNKKRKRDVIVECRGHDAARIHNVDHAHGWEDDVVNMVDQKDQKHKILVSFECETLKAGKAAEDHINKFMPKLAGIDAVVNVGKMSIVGLDFTDETGDGDDNQQHI; translated from the exons ATGG gtgaagaagaaatggaagGAAAAGTTATGGAAGGGGTAGCATCAATAGCACTTCTAGAAAACGGGTCAATTTCGGGTCACTTCATTCATCTTCCCCATTCTATCTGTTATGGTCTCCATGGCACTG AGATGGTTTGCGAAAGGGAATGCAGCAGGGGCGAGGACTACCGCTTGGTCAAGCTCACAATAATTGACTACAAT aaaaaaagaaaaagggacgtCATAGTGGAGTGCAGAGGACATGATGCTGCTAGGATACATAACGTTGACCATGCTCATGG ATGGGAGGACGATGTTGTGAATATGGTTGACCAGAAGGATCAGAAGCACAAGATTCTTGTTTCTTTCGAGTGTGAGACACTGAAAGCAGGTAAAGCAGCTGAGGACCATATCAACAAGTTCATGCCCAAATTAGCCGGGATTGATGCTGTTG TTAACGTTGGCAAGATGAGTATCGTAGGCTTAGACTTCACTGACGAAACTGGAGATGGAGATGATAACCAGCAGCATATTTGA
- the LOC107785219 gene encoding uncharacterized protein LOC107785219 isoform X1: MGKKFNQLCEEEMEGKVMEGVASIALLENGSISGHFIHLPHSICYGLHGTEMVCERECSRGEDYRLVKLTIIDYNKKRKRDVIVECRGHDAARIHNVDHAHGWEDDVVNMVDQKDQKHKILVSFECETLKAGKAAEDHINKFMPKLAGIDAVVNVGKMSIVGLDFTDETGDGDDNQQHI; encoded by the exons ATGGGTAAAAAGTTTAATCAACTTT gtgaagaagaaatggaagGAAAAGTTATGGAAGGGGTAGCATCAATAGCACTTCTAGAAAACGGGTCAATTTCGGGTCACTTCATTCATCTTCCCCATTCTATCTGTTATGGTCTCCATGGCACTG AGATGGTTTGCGAAAGGGAATGCAGCAGGGGCGAGGACTACCGCTTGGTCAAGCTCACAATAATTGACTACAAT aaaaaaagaaaaagggacgtCATAGTGGAGTGCAGAGGACATGATGCTGCTAGGATACATAACGTTGACCATGCTCATGG ATGGGAGGACGATGTTGTGAATATGGTTGACCAGAAGGATCAGAAGCACAAGATTCTTGTTTCTTTCGAGTGTGAGACACTGAAAGCAGGTAAAGCAGCTGAGGACCATATCAACAAGTTCATGCCCAAATTAGCCGGGATTGATGCTGTTG TTAACGTTGGCAAGATGAGTATCGTAGGCTTAGACTTCACTGACGAAACTGGAGATGGAGATGATAACCAGCAGCATATTTGA